The proteins below are encoded in one region of Saccopteryx leptura isolate mSacLep1 chromosome 1, mSacLep1_pri_phased_curated, whole genome shotgun sequence:
- the CBARP gene encoding voltage-dependent calcium channel beta subunit-associated regulatory protein isoform X1 — protein MSRGLSLRPSGKLPRAEAAPSHLKMQPTATMPTVVTTSAAATPTTTWDNTTGHPTAEPDSILDNYMLLVVVMSLFVGGTLVVLSGVLLLCRRCWEVHQGFNRAMEEAEKTTTTYLDNSTHPVQDPELRGEDLEGQDAETEHFLSTSSTGRRVSFNEAALFEQSRKAQDKGRRYTLTEGDFHHLKNARLTHLHLPPLKIVTIHECDSSEASATTMPHPSVPPKASLAIFQPPGKALTGRSVGPSSALPGDPYNSATGLADFEISPSASSDSGEGISLDAGTRITKPGGLGTSVGPCEVGPGSGAGPVLQFFTRLRRHASLDGASPYFKVKKWKLEPSQRASSLDTRGSPKRHHFQRQRAASESMEQEEGDTPHVDYIQYIASSGAAMAFPPPCPFLASPTSPSPTLGRLEVEEEEEEAGATGGVNSEYPPECSIGVAGPEQQQESDSERDTGLEQAQTIYHDIWSLRASLELHAATTSDHSSNDHDSVRSGDSSGSGGTAPSFPPSSPPPTRRPSDGEVGGPRKLLQMDSGYASIEGRSTGDDGPPSAPEKCSSSSAGPVATVGGSFDGALAEESTWPRSPRAWPRRTPRRDYSVDEKTDALFHEFLRHDPHFEDTPPAAARHRARAHPHTHPRKQWQQRGRQHSDPGEHAVPSTPPGLDPRPMRAPLRRGDSVDCPPDSRAGEDPASPQASTIPAIEEEPSGGCPGSGLCARPSGALLDKLAAGLEDRLFLPHLAQPVATTTLAATTAAPTSPDLSPA, from the exons ATGTCGCGTGGCCTCTCCCTGCGTCCGTCCGGGAAGCTACCGCGAGCGGAAGCG GCCCCTTCTCACCTCAAAATGCAGCCCACAGCTACCATGCCCACGGTTGTCACCACTTCTGCCGCAGCTACCCCGACTACAACGTGGGACAACACCACAGGCCATCCCACT GCAGAGCCTGACTCCATCCTGGACAACTACatgctgctggtggtggtgatgtCACTCTTCGTGGGAGGGACCCTTGTGGTACTGTCTGGTGTGTTGCTTCTGTGCAGGCGTTGCTGGGAAGTCCACCAAGGTTTCAACAG AGCCatggaggaggcagagaagaccaccaccacctacctggACAACAGCACCCACCCGGTCCAAG ACCCTGAGTTGAGGGGGGAGGACCTCGAGGGCCAGGATGCAGAGACCGAGCACTTCCTGTCCACCAGCTCCACCGGCCGCCGTGTGTCCTTCAATGAGGCAGCCCTGTTTGAGCAGAGCCGAAAGGCACAGGACAAGGGCCGAAG GTATACCCTGACAGAGGGAGACTTTCACCACCTGAAGAATGCCCGCCTTACCCACCTGCACCTGCCACCCCTCAAGATTGTTACCATCCATGAGTGTGACTCCAGTGAGGCCAGTGCAACTACCATGCCCCACCCTTCCGTCCCTCCCAAGGCTAGTCTTGCCATATTCCAG CCCCCGGGGAAGGCCCTCACTGGCCGCTCTGTGGGCCCCAGCTCCGCCTTGCCAGGTGACCCATACAACTCTGCCACGGGGCTTGCTGACTTCGAGATCAGCCCCTCTGCATCCAGTGATTCCGGGGAAGGCATCTCG CTGGATGCGGGTACCAGAATCACCAAGCCTGGTGGGCTGGGGACCTCTGTGGGGCCCTGTGAGgtgggcccaggctctggggcagGCCCAGTCCTGCAGTTTTTCACCCGCCTGAGACGCCATGCCAGCTTGGATGGGGCCAGTCCCTACTTCAAGGTCAAGAAATGGAAGCTGGAGCCTAGCCAGAGGGCATCAAGTCTGGACACAAGAG GTTCCCCTAAAAGGCACCACTTCCAGCGGCAGCGGGCAGCCAGTGAGAGCATGGAGCAAGAAGAAGGGGACACCCCCCACGTGGACTACATCCAGTACATTGCCAGCTCAGGCGCTGCCATGGCCTTCCCGCCCCCCTGCCCCTTTCTGGCCAGCCCCACCAGCCCGTCCCCCACTCTCGGCAG GctagaggtggaggaggaggaggaggaggcaggcgcCACAGGAGGAGTGAACTCCGAGTACCCCCCAGAGTGCAGCATAGGTGTTGCGGGGCCTGAGCAGCAGCAGGAATCGGATAGTGAGCGGGACACAGGGCTGGAGCAGGCCCAGACCATCTACCATGACATCTGGAGCCTGCGCGCTTCGCTTGAGCTGCACGCAGCCACCACCTCGGACCACAGCAGCAACGACCATGACTCGGTGCGCAGTGGCGACAGCTCTGGCTCCGGGGGCACAGCAccctccttcccaccttcctCGCCTCCTCCCACACGTCGGCCCTCGGATGGTGAGGTGGGAGGGCCGCGCAAACTGCTGCAGATGGATAGTGGCTATGCCAGTATCGAGGGGCGCAGCACGGGCGACGATGGCCCTCCCAGTGCGCCCGAAAAGTGCTCCTCCTCCAGTGCGGGCCCTGTGGCTACTGTAGGGGGCAGCTTCGACGGGGCCCTGGCCGAGGAGTCCACCTGGCCACGTAGCCCTCGTGCCTGGCCCCGCCGCACACCACGCCGAGACTACAGTGTCGACGAGAAGACTGATGCACTCTTCCATGAGTTTCTGCGTCACGATCCTCATTTCGAGGACACCCCACCTGCTGCCGCGCGCCATCGAGCACGCGCACATCCGCACACCCACCCGCGCAAGCAGTGGCAACAGCGTGGCCGGCAGCACAGTGATCCCGGTGAGCACGCTGTGCCCTCTACACCACCAGGACTTGATCCCCGCCCCATGCGCGCACCTCTGCGCCGAGGGGACAGTGTCGACTGCCCACCCGACAGCCGTGCTGGTGAAGACCCGGCCAGTCCCCAGGCGTCTACCATTCCCGCTATTGAGGAGGAGCCCAGTGGCGGGTGCCCTGGATCAGGCCTGTGTGCCCGACCCTCGGGGGCACTGCTGGACAAGTTAGCAGCTGGCCTCGAAGACAGACTCTTCTTGCCACACCTCGCCCAGCCTGTTGCGACCACCACACTGGCCGCTACTACTGCTGCACCCACATCTCCAGACCTAAGCCCGGCCTAA
- the ATP5F1D gene encoding ATP synthase subunit delta, mitochondrial, whose amino-acid sequence MLPAALLRRPGLGRLVSHARAYAEAAATPAPAAGPGQMSFTFASPTQVFFNGANVRQVDVPTQTGAFGILAAHVPTLQVLRPGLVVVHAEDGTTSKYFVSSGSVTVNADSSVQLLAEEAVTLDMLDLGAAKANLEKAQSELSGAADEAARAEIQIRIEANEALVKALE is encoded by the exons ATGTTGCCAGCCGCTCTGCTCCGCCGCCCGGGCCTGGGTCGCCTCGTGAGCCACGCCCGTGCCTACGCCGAGGCCGCAGCCACCCCAGCACCCGCCGCGGGCCCAGGACAAATGTCTTTTACTTTCGCCTCGCCCACGCAG GTCTTCTTTAATGGCGCCAACGTCCGGCAGGTGGATGTGCCTACTCAGACGGGAGCTTTCGGTATCCTGGCAGCCCACGTGCCCACCCTGCAGGTCCTGCGGCCAGGGCTAGTAGTTGTccatgctgaggatggcaccaccTCCAAATACTTTG TGAGTAGTGGCTCAGTCACAGTGAATGCTGACTCATCAGTTCAGTTACTGGCAGAAGAGGCTGTGACACTGGACATGCTGGACCTGGGG GCGGCCAAGGCAAATTTGGAGAAAGCACAGTCGGAACTGTCAGGGGCAGCGGACGAGGCTGCGAGGGCTGAGATCCAAATACGCATTGAGGCCAACGAAGCCCTGGTGAAGGCCCTGGAGTAG
- the CBARP gene encoding voltage-dependent calcium channel beta subunit-associated regulatory protein isoform X3: MCLGAPSHLKMQPTATMPTVVTTSAAATPTTTWDNTTGHPTAEPDSILDNYMLLVVVMSLFVGGTLVVLSGVLLLCRRCWEVHQGFNRAMEEAEKTTTTYLDNSTHPVQDPELRGEDLEGQDAETEHFLSTSSTGRRVSFNEAALFEQSRKAQDKGRRYTLTEGDFHHLKNARLTHLHLPPLKIVTIHECDSSEASATTMPHPSVPPKASLAIFQPPGKALTGRSVGPSSALPGDPYNSATGLADFEISPSASSDSGEGISLDAGTRITKPGGLGTSVGPCEVGPGSGAGPVLQFFTRLRRHASLDGASPYFKVKKWKLEPSQRASSLDTRGSPKRHHFQRQRAASESMEQEEGDTPHVDYIQYIASSGAAMAFPPPCPFLASPTSPSPTLGRLEVEEEEEEAGATGGVNSEYPPECSIGVAGPEQQQESDSERDTGLEQAQTIYHDIWSLRASLELHAATTSDHSSNDHDSVRSGDSSGSGGTAPSFPPSSPPPTRRPSDGEVGGPRKLLQMDSGYASIEGRSTGDDGPPSAPEKCSSSSAGPVATVGGSFDGALAEESTWPRSPRAWPRRTPRRDYSVDEKTDALFHEFLRHDPHFEDTPPAAARHRARAHPHTHPRKQWQQRGRQHSDPGEHAVPSTPPGLDPRPMRAPLRRGDSVDCPPDSRAGEDPASPQASTIPAIEEEPSGGCPGSGLCARPSGALLDKLAAGLEDRLFLPHLAQPVATTTLAATTAAPTSPDLSPA, from the exons ATGTGTTTAGGG GCCCCTTCTCACCTCAAAATGCAGCCCACAGCTACCATGCCCACGGTTGTCACCACTTCTGCCGCAGCTACCCCGACTACAACGTGGGACAACACCACAGGCCATCCCACT GCAGAGCCTGACTCCATCCTGGACAACTACatgctgctggtggtggtgatgtCACTCTTCGTGGGAGGGACCCTTGTGGTACTGTCTGGTGTGTTGCTTCTGTGCAGGCGTTGCTGGGAAGTCCACCAAGGTTTCAACAG AGCCatggaggaggcagagaagaccaccaccacctacctggACAACAGCACCCACCCGGTCCAAG ACCCTGAGTTGAGGGGGGAGGACCTCGAGGGCCAGGATGCAGAGACCGAGCACTTCCTGTCCACCAGCTCCACCGGCCGCCGTGTGTCCTTCAATGAGGCAGCCCTGTTTGAGCAGAGCCGAAAGGCACAGGACAAGGGCCGAAG GTATACCCTGACAGAGGGAGACTTTCACCACCTGAAGAATGCCCGCCTTACCCACCTGCACCTGCCACCCCTCAAGATTGTTACCATCCATGAGTGTGACTCCAGTGAGGCCAGTGCAACTACCATGCCCCACCCTTCCGTCCCTCCCAAGGCTAGTCTTGCCATATTCCAG CCCCCGGGGAAGGCCCTCACTGGCCGCTCTGTGGGCCCCAGCTCCGCCTTGCCAGGTGACCCATACAACTCTGCCACGGGGCTTGCTGACTTCGAGATCAGCCCCTCTGCATCCAGTGATTCCGGGGAAGGCATCTCG CTGGATGCGGGTACCAGAATCACCAAGCCTGGTGGGCTGGGGACCTCTGTGGGGCCCTGTGAGgtgggcccaggctctggggcagGCCCAGTCCTGCAGTTTTTCACCCGCCTGAGACGCCATGCCAGCTTGGATGGGGCCAGTCCCTACTTCAAGGTCAAGAAATGGAAGCTGGAGCCTAGCCAGAGGGCATCAAGTCTGGACACAAGAG GTTCCCCTAAAAGGCACCACTTCCAGCGGCAGCGGGCAGCCAGTGAGAGCATGGAGCAAGAAGAAGGGGACACCCCCCACGTGGACTACATCCAGTACATTGCCAGCTCAGGCGCTGCCATGGCCTTCCCGCCCCCCTGCCCCTTTCTGGCCAGCCCCACCAGCCCGTCCCCCACTCTCGGCAG GctagaggtggaggaggaggaggaggaggcaggcgcCACAGGAGGAGTGAACTCCGAGTACCCCCCAGAGTGCAGCATAGGTGTTGCGGGGCCTGAGCAGCAGCAGGAATCGGATAGTGAGCGGGACACAGGGCTGGAGCAGGCCCAGACCATCTACCATGACATCTGGAGCCTGCGCGCTTCGCTTGAGCTGCACGCAGCCACCACCTCGGACCACAGCAGCAACGACCATGACTCGGTGCGCAGTGGCGACAGCTCTGGCTCCGGGGGCACAGCAccctccttcccaccttcctCGCCTCCTCCCACACGTCGGCCCTCGGATGGTGAGGTGGGAGGGCCGCGCAAACTGCTGCAGATGGATAGTGGCTATGCCAGTATCGAGGGGCGCAGCACGGGCGACGATGGCCCTCCCAGTGCGCCCGAAAAGTGCTCCTCCTCCAGTGCGGGCCCTGTGGCTACTGTAGGGGGCAGCTTCGACGGGGCCCTGGCCGAGGAGTCCACCTGGCCACGTAGCCCTCGTGCCTGGCCCCGCCGCACACCACGCCGAGACTACAGTGTCGACGAGAAGACTGATGCACTCTTCCATGAGTTTCTGCGTCACGATCCTCATTTCGAGGACACCCCACCTGCTGCCGCGCGCCATCGAGCACGCGCACATCCGCACACCCACCCGCGCAAGCAGTGGCAACAGCGTGGCCGGCAGCACAGTGATCCCGGTGAGCACGCTGTGCCCTCTACACCACCAGGACTTGATCCCCGCCCCATGCGCGCACCTCTGCGCCGAGGGGACAGTGTCGACTGCCCACCCGACAGCCGTGCTGGTGAAGACCCGGCCAGTCCCCAGGCGTCTACCATTCCCGCTATTGAGGAGGAGCCCAGTGGCGGGTGCCCTGGATCAGGCCTGTGTGCCCGACCCTCGGGGGCACTGCTGGACAAGTTAGCAGCTGGCCTCGAAGACAGACTCTTCTTGCCACACCTCGCCCAGCCTGTTGCGACCACCACACTGGCCGCTACTACTGCTGCACCCACATCTCCAGACCTAAGCCCGGCCTAA
- the CBARP gene encoding voltage-dependent calcium channel beta subunit-associated regulatory protein isoform X2, protein MNSRFGERCGEQAPSHLKMQPTATMPTVVTTSAAATPTTTWDNTTGHPTAEPDSILDNYMLLVVVMSLFVGGTLVVLSGVLLLCRRCWEVHQGFNRAMEEAEKTTTTYLDNSTHPVQDPELRGEDLEGQDAETEHFLSTSSTGRRVSFNEAALFEQSRKAQDKGRRYTLTEGDFHHLKNARLTHLHLPPLKIVTIHECDSSEASATTMPHPSVPPKASLAIFQPPGKALTGRSVGPSSALPGDPYNSATGLADFEISPSASSDSGEGISLDAGTRITKPGGLGTSVGPCEVGPGSGAGPVLQFFTRLRRHASLDGASPYFKVKKWKLEPSQRASSLDTRGSPKRHHFQRQRAASESMEQEEGDTPHVDYIQYIASSGAAMAFPPPCPFLASPTSPSPTLGRLEVEEEEEEAGATGGVNSEYPPECSIGVAGPEQQQESDSERDTGLEQAQTIYHDIWSLRASLELHAATTSDHSSNDHDSVRSGDSSGSGGTAPSFPPSSPPPTRRPSDGEVGGPRKLLQMDSGYASIEGRSTGDDGPPSAPEKCSSSSAGPVATVGGSFDGALAEESTWPRSPRAWPRRTPRRDYSVDEKTDALFHEFLRHDPHFEDTPPAAARHRARAHPHTHPRKQWQQRGRQHSDPGEHAVPSTPPGLDPRPMRAPLRRGDSVDCPPDSRAGEDPASPQASTIPAIEEEPSGGCPGSGLCARPSGALLDKLAAGLEDRLFLPHLAQPVATTTLAATTAAPTSPDLSPA, encoded by the exons ATGAATTCGAGATTTGGGGAGCGCTGCGGGGAGCAG GCCCCTTCTCACCTCAAAATGCAGCCCACAGCTACCATGCCCACGGTTGTCACCACTTCTGCCGCAGCTACCCCGACTACAACGTGGGACAACACCACAGGCCATCCCACT GCAGAGCCTGACTCCATCCTGGACAACTACatgctgctggtggtggtgatgtCACTCTTCGTGGGAGGGACCCTTGTGGTACTGTCTGGTGTGTTGCTTCTGTGCAGGCGTTGCTGGGAAGTCCACCAAGGTTTCAACAG AGCCatggaggaggcagagaagaccaccaccacctacctggACAACAGCACCCACCCGGTCCAAG ACCCTGAGTTGAGGGGGGAGGACCTCGAGGGCCAGGATGCAGAGACCGAGCACTTCCTGTCCACCAGCTCCACCGGCCGCCGTGTGTCCTTCAATGAGGCAGCCCTGTTTGAGCAGAGCCGAAAGGCACAGGACAAGGGCCGAAG GTATACCCTGACAGAGGGAGACTTTCACCACCTGAAGAATGCCCGCCTTACCCACCTGCACCTGCCACCCCTCAAGATTGTTACCATCCATGAGTGTGACTCCAGTGAGGCCAGTGCAACTACCATGCCCCACCCTTCCGTCCCTCCCAAGGCTAGTCTTGCCATATTCCAG CCCCCGGGGAAGGCCCTCACTGGCCGCTCTGTGGGCCCCAGCTCCGCCTTGCCAGGTGACCCATACAACTCTGCCACGGGGCTTGCTGACTTCGAGATCAGCCCCTCTGCATCCAGTGATTCCGGGGAAGGCATCTCG CTGGATGCGGGTACCAGAATCACCAAGCCTGGTGGGCTGGGGACCTCTGTGGGGCCCTGTGAGgtgggcccaggctctggggcagGCCCAGTCCTGCAGTTTTTCACCCGCCTGAGACGCCATGCCAGCTTGGATGGGGCCAGTCCCTACTTCAAGGTCAAGAAATGGAAGCTGGAGCCTAGCCAGAGGGCATCAAGTCTGGACACAAGAG GTTCCCCTAAAAGGCACCACTTCCAGCGGCAGCGGGCAGCCAGTGAGAGCATGGAGCAAGAAGAAGGGGACACCCCCCACGTGGACTACATCCAGTACATTGCCAGCTCAGGCGCTGCCATGGCCTTCCCGCCCCCCTGCCCCTTTCTGGCCAGCCCCACCAGCCCGTCCCCCACTCTCGGCAG GctagaggtggaggaggaggaggaggaggcaggcgcCACAGGAGGAGTGAACTCCGAGTACCCCCCAGAGTGCAGCATAGGTGTTGCGGGGCCTGAGCAGCAGCAGGAATCGGATAGTGAGCGGGACACAGGGCTGGAGCAGGCCCAGACCATCTACCATGACATCTGGAGCCTGCGCGCTTCGCTTGAGCTGCACGCAGCCACCACCTCGGACCACAGCAGCAACGACCATGACTCGGTGCGCAGTGGCGACAGCTCTGGCTCCGGGGGCACAGCAccctccttcccaccttcctCGCCTCCTCCCACACGTCGGCCCTCGGATGGTGAGGTGGGAGGGCCGCGCAAACTGCTGCAGATGGATAGTGGCTATGCCAGTATCGAGGGGCGCAGCACGGGCGACGATGGCCCTCCCAGTGCGCCCGAAAAGTGCTCCTCCTCCAGTGCGGGCCCTGTGGCTACTGTAGGGGGCAGCTTCGACGGGGCCCTGGCCGAGGAGTCCACCTGGCCACGTAGCCCTCGTGCCTGGCCCCGCCGCACACCACGCCGAGACTACAGTGTCGACGAGAAGACTGATGCACTCTTCCATGAGTTTCTGCGTCACGATCCTCATTTCGAGGACACCCCACCTGCTGCCGCGCGCCATCGAGCACGCGCACATCCGCACACCCACCCGCGCAAGCAGTGGCAACAGCGTGGCCGGCAGCACAGTGATCCCGGTGAGCACGCTGTGCCCTCTACACCACCAGGACTTGATCCCCGCCCCATGCGCGCACCTCTGCGCCGAGGGGACAGTGTCGACTGCCCACCCGACAGCCGTGCTGGTGAAGACCCGGCCAGTCCCCAGGCGTCTACCATTCCCGCTATTGAGGAGGAGCCCAGTGGCGGGTGCCCTGGATCAGGCCTGTGTGCCCGACCCTCGGGGGCACTGCTGGACAAGTTAGCAGCTGGCCTCGAAGACAGACTCTTCTTGCCACACCTCGCCCAGCCTGTTGCGACCACCACACTGGCCGCTACTACTGCTGCACCCACATCTCCAGACCTAAGCCCGGCCTAA
- the CBARP gene encoding voltage-dependent calcium channel beta subunit-associated regulatory protein isoform X4, with amino-acid sequence MQPTATMPTVVTTSAAATPTTTWDNTTGHPTAEPDSILDNYMLLVVVMSLFVGGTLVVLSGVLLLCRRCWEVHQGFNRAMEEAEKTTTTYLDNSTHPVQDPELRGEDLEGQDAETEHFLSTSSTGRRVSFNEAALFEQSRKAQDKGRRYTLTEGDFHHLKNARLTHLHLPPLKIVTIHECDSSEASATTMPHPSVPPKASLAIFQPPGKALTGRSVGPSSALPGDPYNSATGLADFEISPSASSDSGEGISLDAGTRITKPGGLGTSVGPCEVGPGSGAGPVLQFFTRLRRHASLDGASPYFKVKKWKLEPSQRASSLDTRGSPKRHHFQRQRAASESMEQEEGDTPHVDYIQYIASSGAAMAFPPPCPFLASPTSPSPTLGRLEVEEEEEEAGATGGVNSEYPPECSIGVAGPEQQQESDSERDTGLEQAQTIYHDIWSLRASLELHAATTSDHSSNDHDSVRSGDSSGSGGTAPSFPPSSPPPTRRPSDGEVGGPRKLLQMDSGYASIEGRSTGDDGPPSAPEKCSSSSAGPVATVGGSFDGALAEESTWPRSPRAWPRRTPRRDYSVDEKTDALFHEFLRHDPHFEDTPPAAARHRARAHPHTHPRKQWQQRGRQHSDPGEHAVPSTPPGLDPRPMRAPLRRGDSVDCPPDSRAGEDPASPQASTIPAIEEEPSGGCPGSGLCARPSGALLDKLAAGLEDRLFLPHLAQPVATTTLAATTAAPTSPDLSPA; translated from the exons ATGCAGCCCACAGCTACCATGCCCACGGTTGTCACCACTTCTGCCGCAGCTACCCCGACTACAACGTGGGACAACACCACAGGCCATCCCACT GCAGAGCCTGACTCCATCCTGGACAACTACatgctgctggtggtggtgatgtCACTCTTCGTGGGAGGGACCCTTGTGGTACTGTCTGGTGTGTTGCTTCTGTGCAGGCGTTGCTGGGAAGTCCACCAAGGTTTCAACAG AGCCatggaggaggcagagaagaccaccaccacctacctggACAACAGCACCCACCCGGTCCAAG ACCCTGAGTTGAGGGGGGAGGACCTCGAGGGCCAGGATGCAGAGACCGAGCACTTCCTGTCCACCAGCTCCACCGGCCGCCGTGTGTCCTTCAATGAGGCAGCCCTGTTTGAGCAGAGCCGAAAGGCACAGGACAAGGGCCGAAG GTATACCCTGACAGAGGGAGACTTTCACCACCTGAAGAATGCCCGCCTTACCCACCTGCACCTGCCACCCCTCAAGATTGTTACCATCCATGAGTGTGACTCCAGTGAGGCCAGTGCAACTACCATGCCCCACCCTTCCGTCCCTCCCAAGGCTAGTCTTGCCATATTCCAG CCCCCGGGGAAGGCCCTCACTGGCCGCTCTGTGGGCCCCAGCTCCGCCTTGCCAGGTGACCCATACAACTCTGCCACGGGGCTTGCTGACTTCGAGATCAGCCCCTCTGCATCCAGTGATTCCGGGGAAGGCATCTCG CTGGATGCGGGTACCAGAATCACCAAGCCTGGTGGGCTGGGGACCTCTGTGGGGCCCTGTGAGgtgggcccaggctctggggcagGCCCAGTCCTGCAGTTTTTCACCCGCCTGAGACGCCATGCCAGCTTGGATGGGGCCAGTCCCTACTTCAAGGTCAAGAAATGGAAGCTGGAGCCTAGCCAGAGGGCATCAAGTCTGGACACAAGAG GTTCCCCTAAAAGGCACCACTTCCAGCGGCAGCGGGCAGCCAGTGAGAGCATGGAGCAAGAAGAAGGGGACACCCCCCACGTGGACTACATCCAGTACATTGCCAGCTCAGGCGCTGCCATGGCCTTCCCGCCCCCCTGCCCCTTTCTGGCCAGCCCCACCAGCCCGTCCCCCACTCTCGGCAG GctagaggtggaggaggaggaggaggaggcaggcgcCACAGGAGGAGTGAACTCCGAGTACCCCCCAGAGTGCAGCATAGGTGTTGCGGGGCCTGAGCAGCAGCAGGAATCGGATAGTGAGCGGGACACAGGGCTGGAGCAGGCCCAGACCATCTACCATGACATCTGGAGCCTGCGCGCTTCGCTTGAGCTGCACGCAGCCACCACCTCGGACCACAGCAGCAACGACCATGACTCGGTGCGCAGTGGCGACAGCTCTGGCTCCGGGGGCACAGCAccctccttcccaccttcctCGCCTCCTCCCACACGTCGGCCCTCGGATGGTGAGGTGGGAGGGCCGCGCAAACTGCTGCAGATGGATAGTGGCTATGCCAGTATCGAGGGGCGCAGCACGGGCGACGATGGCCCTCCCAGTGCGCCCGAAAAGTGCTCCTCCTCCAGTGCGGGCCCTGTGGCTACTGTAGGGGGCAGCTTCGACGGGGCCCTGGCCGAGGAGTCCACCTGGCCACGTAGCCCTCGTGCCTGGCCCCGCCGCACACCACGCCGAGACTACAGTGTCGACGAGAAGACTGATGCACTCTTCCATGAGTTTCTGCGTCACGATCCTCATTTCGAGGACACCCCACCTGCTGCCGCGCGCCATCGAGCACGCGCACATCCGCACACCCACCCGCGCAAGCAGTGGCAACAGCGTGGCCGGCAGCACAGTGATCCCGGTGAGCACGCTGTGCCCTCTACACCACCAGGACTTGATCCCCGCCCCATGCGCGCACCTCTGCGCCGAGGGGACAGTGTCGACTGCCCACCCGACAGCCGTGCTGGTGAAGACCCGGCCAGTCCCCAGGCGTCTACCATTCCCGCTATTGAGGAGGAGCCCAGTGGCGGGTGCCCTGGATCAGGCCTGTGTGCCCGACCCTCGGGGGCACTGCTGGACAAGTTAGCAGCTGGCCTCGAAGACAGACTCTTCTTGCCACACCTCGCCCAGCCTGTTGCGACCACCACACTGGCCGCTACTACTGCTGCACCCACATCTCCAGACCTAAGCCCGGCCTAA